In Candidatus Deferrimicrobiaceae bacterium, the genomic window TTCCTCCGCGGGGGCGCCTTCAAGCCGCGCACCTCCCCGTACGCGTTTCTGGGGCTGGGGGAGGAGGGGCTCCGGTACCTCGCCGAGGCGCGCGAGGCGACGGGCCTGCCGGTGGCCACCGAGCTCATGGACCCTCGCGACATCGACCTCGTGGTCCGGTACGCCGACGTGATCCAGATCGGGGCGCGCAACATGCAGAACTTCCGGCTCCTGACCGAGGTGGGCCGCCTCGACAAGCCCGTCATCCTCAAGCGCGGGATGAGCGCGACGATCATGGAGTGGCTGATGTCGGCCGAATACATCGCCTCGGAGGGGAACCGGGAGATCATCCTTTGCGAGCGCGGGGTCCGGACCTTCGAGTCGGCCACCCGGAACACCTTCGACGTCTCGGCCATCCCCGTCGTGAAAAGCCTCTCCCATCTTCCGGTGATCGCCGACCCGAGCCACGCCGCGGGGAAGATGAGCCTGGTCGAGCCGCTCGCCGCGGCCGCCATCGCCGCCGGCGCGGACGGCGTCATGGTGGAGGTCCATCACGACCCCGAGACGGCTCTCTCCGACGGCCCGCAGTCCCTGCGGCCGGAAGCCTTCCGGGAGATGGTCGTGCGGCTGAAAGGGATCGCGACCGCCGTGGGGAAGAAGCTGGGGAACGCGTGATCGCGCAGCGGATCGGGATCGTGGGGCTGGGGCTCATCGGCGGGTCGCTCGCCCTCTCGCTGAAAGGGAAGCCGGGCGCGCCCGAGGTCTGGGGGTGCGACCGCCGGAAGGACACTGCCCGGATGGCGAAAGAAGCCGGCGCCATCGCCCGTGCCTGCACCGAGACCGGAATCGCGTCGTGCGACGTCGTCGTGGTGTGCGTGCCGGTGATCCGGTCCGTCGGACTCATCCGGCGGCTGGGAAAAAGGATGCGGCCGGGGTCGGTGCTGACCGACGTCGGAAGCGCCAAGGCGGAGATCGTCCGGGCCGGGCAGGGGAGCATGGCGCGCGGAGCGGAGTTCGTCGGCGGGCACCCGATCGCGGGGACCGAAAACTCCGGATACGCCGCGGCGGACCCCTCCCTGTTCCGCGGGAGGACGTCGATCATCACCCCGTCGGGAAAAAACAGCGAGGCGGCCCTGCGGCGCGTCGAGGCGCTGTGGAGAATGACGGGAGCCCGGGTGCTGCGGATGGACCCGGAAACCCACGACCACGTCTTCGCCTACGTCTCCCACCTCCCCCACGCCGTCGCCTACTCCCTCGTCCATTCCGTGGCGACCCTCGATTCCCGGGTCCCTCTCGGGTACTCCGCGGGGGGGTTCCGGGACTTCACGAGGATCGCCTCGAGCAACCCGGAGATGTGGAAGGACATCGTCCTCCAGAACCGGACCGAGGTCCTCCGGGCGACCGCCCACTACCGGAAGAATTTCACGCAGCTCGAGGGGCTCATCCGCCGGGGGGACGAAAAGGGGCTGCTGGCCTATTTCCGGAAGGCGAAGCGGACGAGAGACCGGCTGTAGTGTACCGTCTCGTAAATAGCTTGAAGCACCGAGAGCGCCGATGCGCCGCGCCGGCAAGGCGCGCGACTGAGGATGGGGGGGGACACTCCTGGGTTATTCGCCGAGAAAATCAGGAGTGTCCCCCTTGTTGCAAGAAGCGCAACGAAGCTGGCGCGAGGGGCCTGTCCCCGGAAGGGGCGGCAGCCGAGGCGAAGCGGATGCGCCGTCAGACCGCGAAGGACGACCGAGCACGGCGCAGGCGTACTTCCGGTACGCCGAGCCGGGCGCAGGGAATCCGACAAAGGGCTGGCGGTGCAGACCGAGCCGCAGGCGCCGGTCGCCCAAAGGGCTGCCTTTTCTGCTGCGACCAGCGATCCCCGGGCTGCGTCGGGCGTGCTCGTCGCTCGCTTGTGCGGCGTACTGACCGTACGCCTCCGCGCTCGCTCCTGCGCTTGCCCGCCTCGCCTCGGGTCTCCCTTGTCTCGCGACGAAACCCTTCCGGGGACCGGCCCCCTGTAGCGGCGATCGAATGCCAAGGGATTTGCGAGACGGTGCACTAACATGGGGAAAACGGCGAGGATATCGGGGACCGTCACCGTCCCCGGGGACAAGTCGATCAGCCACCGGGCCGTGATGTTCGCCTCGATGGCCGACGGGCAAAGCCGCATCCGGGGCTTCCTCCCCGCGGAGGACACCCTGCGCACGGTGGGGATGATGATCGCGCTGGGCGTCGATATCCGGGAAAGCTCCCCCACGGAGATCCGCGTCAACGGGCGGGGGATGCGGGGGTTCACCGAGCCGCAGGATGTCATCGACGCGGGGAACTCCGGGACCACGATCCGGATCGGGTCCGGTCTCCTCGCCGCCCAGCCCTTCGTTTCCGTCGTGACGGGCGACCCGTACCTTCGCCGCCGGCCGATGGGGCGCATCGTCCTCCCGCTCACCCGGATGGGCGCTACGATCACCGGGCGGAAGGGGAACACCCTTCCTCCCCTCTGCATCCAGGGGGGGGACCTGCGCGGGATCCGGCACGAGATGCCCGTCCCCTCGGCCCAGGTGAAGTCGTCGATCCTGCTCGCCGGCCTCCACGCCGACTCCCCGGTGACCGTCGTCGAGCCGCTCCCTTCGCGGGACCACACCGAGCGGATGCTCCTGTCGATGGGGGCCAGGGTCGCGCGGGAAGGGAACGAGGTCACCGTCTTCCCGGCCGAGCGGCTCCATCCTCTCGCGATCACCGTCCCGGGGGACATCTCGTCGGCGTCGTTCTTCCTCGTCCTGGCCGCCTCCGTTCCCGGCGCGATCCTCCACATTCCCGGGGTGGGGGTCAACCCGGGAAGAACCGGCCTGATTTCCGTGCTGCGCAGGATGGGCGCGGGCGTCCGGTTCGAGTCTCCCCGGGAAGAGGGGGGCGAGCCGGTGGCCGACATCGTGGTCGAGGGGCGCGGCCTTGCCGCCACGGAAGTTCCCCCCGAGGAGGTCCCCGCGCTGATCGACGAGGTTCCGGCGATCTGCGTGGCCGCCGCCCTGGCGGAGGGCCGCACGGAGATCCGCGGGGCGGGCGAGCTTCGCGTCAAGGAGTCCGACCGGATCGGGGCGATGGTCAAGGAGCTTTCCTTCCTCGGGGTGCCGTGCGGAGAATACCCCGACGGCCTGTGGGTGAAGGGGCCGGCCCGGATCACCGGGGGACAGCGGGTCGAAAGCCACGGGGACCACCGGATCGCCATGGCGTTTCTCGTTCTGTCCGCGGCATCGGGCGTCCCGGTGGAGGTGAACGACACGGCGTGCATCGCCACCTCGTTCCCCGGGTTCCCCGAGAAGTTGCGGGAGGTCCTCGGGTGAGGGAAAGGCCGATCGTGACGATCGACGGCCCCTCCGGGGCGGGGAAGACGACGGTTTCGAAACGGCTTGCGCAGCGCGCCTCCCTTACCCGGATCGACACGGGTGCGATGTACAGGGCGTGCGCCCTGGCGGCCCAAAGGGCCGGAATTTCCTGGTCCGAAGGGAAGAGGCTCGGCGCCCTGTGCGCGGAGCTTCCGATCGGGTTCCGGCGGGAAGGGGGGGAGGAGCGGGTCACCCTGTCCGGCGAGGACGTGACCGACGCGATCCGCACCCCCGGGATCAGCATGGGGGCGTCGGAGGTGTCCGTCCACCTCCCGATTCGGGAGGCCATGGTGGCCCTCCAGAGGAAGATGGGGGAAGGAGGCGGGGTCGTTCTCGAGGGGCGCGACACGGGGACGGTCGTCTTTCCGGACGCCGACGCGAAGTTCTTCCTCGACGCCCACGCGGCGGTCCGTGCCCTCCGGCGCTACCGCGAGTGGGGGGCGGGGGAAAAGAATACGTACGAGGAGGTCTATCGGGACGTGCTCCGGCGGGACATCCAGGACAGCACGAGGTCGCATTCGCCGCTCCGGATGGCGGAAGGGGTGGTCTACATCGACTCGACGACCCTTTCGGTCGAAGAGGTGGTCGAGGAGATGCTGCGCGTCATTCCGCAGCCCGCGCCCGAAGCCGGGGGGGGCAAGACGTCGTGAGACGCATCCTCATCGCCCGCAGCGCCGGTTTCTGCTTCGGCGTGAAAAGGGCGATCTCGCTGGCCAACGAAACCGCCGGGGCGGGGGAAGGCGCTTCCCCCCCGGAGCCCCCGATCTACTCGCTCGGTCCCCTCATCCACAACCCCCAGGCGGTGCAGGAGCTCGAGGAACGGGGGGTGCATGTCGTCCGGTCGGTGGATGAGATCCCTTGCGGAAAGGTCATCGTCCGCTCCCACGGCATCACCCGGCCGGATCACGAGTCGCTGGTCGCGAAGGGGGTACGGATCATTGACGCCACCTGCCCCTTCGTCAACAAGGCGCAGGAGCACGCACGGTCGTTGAGCCGCGAGGGGTACGCGATGATCGTGGTGGGCGACGCGAACCATCCGGAAGTAAAAAGCATTATCAGCTACATCGAGCCCGGGGTGCCGGTCTTCACCTCGCTTTCCGACATCCGGGACACCGCCGGGACCAGGAAGGCGGGCATCGTCGCGCAGACCACCCAGTCGTTCGAGAACCTGATGAAGTTCGTATCCGCGGCGCTTGCGAAATTCCCCGAGGTGCGCGTCTACAACACGATCTGCCACGCCACGACCCTCCGGCAGAAGGAGTCGACCGCGGTGGCCGGGAAGGCGGACGTCATGATCGTCCTGGGCGGGTACAACAGCGCGAACACGAGGCGCCTCGCGCAGATCTGCAAGGAGATCAACCCCCGGACGCACCACATCGAGACGGCCGCCGAGCTCTCCCCCGACCTCGTGGCGGGGACGACGTGCGTCGGGGTGACGGCGGGGGCCTCCACGCCGCAGTGGATCATCGACGACCTGGTGGCGAAGATCCGGGAGATCTGGCGGGGCGAAGAGGTCGGCGTGGCTTATTACAAATGAGAAATCCGGGATTTTCTGTTATAGGTTGCATTGTTTACGGGATATGATATACGAGCAGAACCATTGACGAGGAGCGGCATCATGGATAACAAACCCGAGAACCAGGACCTCCCCGAGGGGAAAAACGGGAAAACGACCGAGGAAACGCCGGAGACCGGAAGGGCGGACGAGGATTTCGAAACCCTCTACCAGGAAAGCCTCGAGAACCCCGAGGAAGGCGAAATCATCCACGGGGTGGTGATCAAGGTCCTCAAGGAGTACGTGGCGGTCAACATCAACCGGAAGTCCGAGGGGATGCTCCCCCTGACCGACCTGACGGAAGAGGAGAGGGAGACCCTCTCTCCCGGCGATCCTCTCGACGTGATGGTCGAGCGGTACGACTCCTCGCAGGGATTCGTTCTTCTCTCTCGGGAAAAGGTCCTGAGGGCGAGGATCTGGGACGATCTGCAGAAGGCCCACGACGAGGGGACCCCCGTCCAGGGCAGGATCGTGGCAAAGGTGAAGGGCGGCTTCACGGTCGATGTCGGGGGGGTGAAGGCCTTCCTGCCGGGGAGCCAGGTCGACATCCGGCCGGTGCGGGACAACGAGGCCGTGATCGACCTCCAGGGGAAGTTCAAGGTGTTGAAGCTTTCCCGCAAGAAGGCCAACGTCGTCGTGTCGCGCCGGGTCCACCTCGAGGAAGAGCGGGAGACCCGGAAGAAGGTCCTGCTCGACAGCATCCGGGAGGGGGACGAGGTCGAGGCGCGGGTGAAGAACATCACCGATTACGGCGTCTTCATGGACCTGGGCGGACTCGACGGGCTGATGCACATCACCGACATGAGTTACGGCAAGATCGCCCATCCGTCCCACATGTGCAAGGTCGGCGAGTCGCTCAAGGTGAAGGTCATCCGGTTCGACCGGGAGAGGGGGCGCATCTCCCTGGGGCTCAGGCAGATGCGGCCGGACCCCTGGCTCGACATCGAGCAGCGGTACCGCGTGGGAAGCAGGCTCTCGGGCCGCGTCACGAACATCACCCGGTACGGCGCGTTCATCGAGCTCGAGCAGGGCGTGGAGGGTCTCCTCCACGTCTCCGAGATGTCCTGGAGCAAGCGGCTCAAGGACCCCTCCGAGGTCATGAAGCCGGGGGACGCCGTCGACGTCGTGGTCCTGAAGCTGGAAAAGGAGAACAAGAAGATCTCCCTGGGCTACAAGCAACTCCTCGTGAACCCCTGGGAACAGCTCCGGGCGGCGCACCCGGAGGGGTCGGTGGTCGAGGGCGTGGTGAAGAACCTCACCGATTTCGGCGCGTTCGTCGACATCGGCGAGGAGATCGACGGCCTGGTCCACATCTCGGACATCTCCTGGAACCAGCGGGTCAAGCACCCCGGCGAGGTTCTGAAAAAAGGGGAGAAGATCGGGGCGAAGGTGCTCAAGATCGACCCGGAGGCGCACAAGTTCTCGCTCGGGATCAAGCATCTGACCCCGGATCCGTGGGACGGGGTCGAAGGCCGGTTCAAGAAGGGCGACCACGTCGTCGGCCGCATCACCCGGGTGGCCGACTTCGGCGTCTTCGTCGAGCTCGCGGAGGGTGTGGAGGGGCTCGTGCACATCTCCGAGCTTTCCAAGGAGAAGGTCGAAACCCCGGGTGCCCTGTTCAAGGAAGGGGACGAAGTGGGGGCCGTCGTCCTCTCCGTGGACCGCGCCAACAAGAAGATATCCTTAAGCATCCGCTCGTATCAGGACGGTGTGGATCGCAAGGACGTGGAATCCTACCTGAAGCAGCCCACCGAGCTGCAGGAAACGTCGACCGCTCTGGGGGAGGCGATGCGCCGGGCCCAGATGAAGATGAACGAGGAGTGACCGCGGGGTTCGGATGAGCGCAGAAAGGTTTTCCTACACCCCGTCGCGCCCGCGGCGGCCGCTCCTTCGCGGGTGCCTGATCATGGTCCTCGTCCTGGGGGCGGTCTTCGGCCTTCTCGCCGTCGTGTCGAAGATGCAGGGGTTCTCCTTCGTGCGGGGGGAGAAGGTCGCCATCCTTCCGATCAGCGGGCTGATCACCGACTCCGAGGGGACGATCGAGCAGCTGAAGAAATTCGCCAAGGACGACTCGGTGAAAGCGATCGTCGTGCGGCTCAACACGCCCGGAGGGGGGGTGGGCCCCTCCCAGGAGATCTACGAGGAAGTCCGGAAGATCCGCGGGAAGAAGGTGGTCGTGGCGTCCATGGGCGCGCTGGCGGCCTCGGGAGGGTATTACATCGCCTGCGGGGCCGACAAGATCTTCGCCAACCCCGGGACGATCACCGGCTCGATCGGGGTCCTCATGCAGTTCGTGAACGTGAAGGATTTGATCGAGAAGATCGGGGTGAAGGGGTTCGTGATCAAGAGCGGCAGCTTCAAGGACACCGGCTCCCCGGTCCGGGAGATGAGCCCGGAGGAGAGGAAGCTCCTCCAGAGCGTGATCGACAACGTCCACTCCCAGTTCGTGAACGCCGTGGTCGAGGGGCGCAAGCTTCCGCGCGAGGACGTCCTGGCGATCGCGGACGGCCGCATCCTCTCCGGGGAGCAGGCGAAGGAGCTGGGCCTGGTCGACGCGCTGGGCAACCAGGAGGATGCCGTGGCCGAGGCGGGGAAGATGGCGAAGATCGAAGGGGAGCCCCGGGTCGTCACTCCCCCGAAGAAAAAGTTTTCCATTCTGGATTTGCTAAGGGAAGAGGCGAAAAGTATAATCGACGAGAAATTGGCGCAGACCCGTACCCGGATCGACTACCTTGCACAATAATTTTTCCGGAGGAGACACAAGGATGACGAAAAGCGATCTGGTGCAAAAACTGTCGGAGAAGATCTCCACCCTGACCAAGAAGGAGTGCGAGGTCATCGTGGACACGGTCTTCCAGAACATGAGGGACGCCCTGCATCGGGGGGAGAAGATCGAGATCCGGGGCTTCGGCAGTTTTACGGTCCGCCTTCGTCGGGCCAAGGAGGGACGGAACCCCAAGACCGGGGAGAAAGTCTCCATTCCCGAGAAGCGGATCCCTTTTTTCAAAGTCGGCAAGGAACTGCGGGAACTGGTCAACGGCTGACCGCTTCCCATGGAAAGGATGTTCTCTCCCTGGCGGATGGAGTATGTCCGGGGGGGCGGCTCGGGCGGGCCCCGGTGCATCTTCTGCCTCGGGGAGGAGGACCGCCGGGACCCCGAGCGTCTGGTCCTGGGCATCTATCCGAACACGCTCGCGATCTGCAACCGGTATCCCTATAACAACGGGCACGTGCTTGTCGCCCCGCGCCGTCACGTCGACGACCTGACCCTCCTGTCGGGGGAGGAACTGAGAGAGCTCATCTCCCTCGTCGCGCTGGGGTCGAAGGCCCTCGCGGAGGAGTACTCCCCCGAGGGGTTGAACGTGGGGATGAATTTGGGCAAGGTCGCCGGGGCGGGGATCACCGAACACCTCCACATCCACCTCATTCCCCGCTGGGGCGGGGACACCAGTTTCATGACATCCGCCTTGACGACGAGGGTCCTCCCCGAGTCGCTCCCGCAGACGCACGGCCGGCTGTCGGTCCGTTTCGGTGCGCTGACGCCGTAACGCAACAAGGGGATTCGGAAGGAAGATGTCTACCCAGCTCACTCCCGCGATGCGGCAGTACGTGGAGATCAAGTCCCGGTACCGGGACTGCATCCTCTTCTTCCGCATGGGCGATTTCTACGAGATGTTCTTCGAGGACGCCATCCGGGCCTCCCGCCTGCTTGACATCGCGCTCACCTCCCGCGACAAGGAGGCGAACATCCCGATGTGCGGGATCCCGTACCACGCCCGCAACGCCTATCTCTCGAAACTGATCCGGCAGGGGTGCAAGGTGGCGATCTGCGAGCAGATCGAGGAGCCGGGGGGCCGGGGGCTGTTCCGCCGGGAGGTGACCGAGGTCGTGACCCCCGGGCTTGTCTTCCACGAGGAGTGCCTGGACGCACGCGGGAACAACTTCCTGGCCGCCGTGCGGTTTGCCCCCCCCTTCGCCTATGCGGCCCTCGACGCCACGACGGGGGAGTTCTTCTACGAGGCGTGCGACTCGCCGGAAAGCCTGGCCGACGCCCTGTACCTCCTGGCCCCCGCCGAGTTCGTCTTCCGGGAAGGGGAGGGGGCGCCGCCGGCCGCGGGGGCCGGCGGGGCGAAGGGGCGGCTCGGGAGGATCCTGGAGGGAAAGCTCGCCACATCGCTGTCCCCCGTCGCCGTCGACGGCTTTTCCGTCCCGCGGACGATCGAGGGCCTGCCGGGGGCCGACCACCCCGCGCACGGCGCGGTCCTCGCCGCGCTGTATTACCTGCACCTGCATCAGCCCGCCGCGCTCGCGGAAGTGTCGCGCGCGACCGAACGGGAGGGGCGCCGGTACCTGGCGATGGACGAGACCGCCGTGCGGACGCTCGAGGTCTTCTCGACGCTGTCCGGGGAGCGCAAAGGGAGCCTCCTATGGGCGGTGGACCGCACCCGGACGCCGATGGGGGCGAGGCTCCTTCGGGCCTGGATCTCCGCGCCCCTCGTCGACGTGGCGCGGATCGGGGAGAGGAACGGGGCGGTCGCCGAGCTCGCGGAGAACCCCGCGGACCGCCGGGAGCTCGGAGGCCGGCTCTCCGGCATGCCGGACCTGTCCCGGCTGGCGTCCCGGCTCGCCCAGGATCGATCGGGCCCGAGGGACGTCGTTTCCCTGTCCGCGGCGCTTGCGATCCTGCCCGGCATCCGGGAGCTGTTGGCCGGCGCGGCCTCCCCCCTGCTCGCGGGGGCGAAGGACCGTCTCGGGGACCACGGGGAGGTCGTCGGGAAGATCACCGCGGCGCTTGTCGACCCCGCCCCCGCGGGGATGAAGGACGGAAGCGTAATCCGCCCGGGGCACGATTCGCGCGTCGACGAACTGTCGCACCTGCTCACCCACGGGAAGGGGATGCTCGCGGAGATGGAGGCGCGGGAGCGGCAGCGGACCGGGATTTCGAATCTCAAGGTCCGGTACAACCGCGTCTTCGGATACTATCTCGAGGTGTCGCGCTCCCATCTCGAGCGGGTGCCGGGCGACTATGTCCGGAAGCAGACCCTGGTGAACGCGGAGCGCTTCATCACGCCGGAGCTCAAGGACTTCGAGGCGAAGGTGCTGCGGGCCGAGGAGGAGTGCAACGCGCGGGAGGAGGAGCTTTTCCTCGCGCTGCGCGAGGAGCTGAAGGAATATCTGCCGGAGATCACCCGGGCGGCGGAAGCGGTCGCGGAGATCGACGTCCTGTCGTCGTTCGCGGAGCTGGCCGCGGGCAGCGGCTACTGCCGGCCGGTCATGAACGAGGGACGGGAGATCGTCATCGAGAACGGCAGGCACCCCGTGGTCGAGCGGATTCTGGGCCGCCACGCCTTCGTCCCCAACGACTGCCGGCTTGCCCCCGACGGGACCCAGCTCGCCCTGATCACGGGGCCCAACATGGCCGGGAAGTCCACCTACATCCGGCAGGTGGCGCTCATCGTTCTCCTGGCCCACGCGGGCTCCTTCGTGCCCGCCGAGCGGGCGGAGATCGGCGTGGTCGACCGGATCTTCACCCGGATCGGCGCGTCCGACGACATCTCCCGGGGGGAGAGCACCTTCATGGTGGAGATGCGGGAGACCTCCCGGATCCTGGCGGGCCTGACCCCGCGCACGCTCGTCGTGCTCGACGAGGTGGGGAGGGGGACGAGCACCTTCGACGGCCTCTCCATCGCCTGGGCGGTGGCGGAGTTCCTCCACGAGTCCCCGCACCGGCCCAAGGTCCTCTTCGCCACGCACTTCCACGAGGTCACCGACATCGCGCGGACCTCCCCGCGGGCGAAGAACTTTCACGTCTCCGTCCGGGAGTGGCAGGGGGAGATCATCTTCCTGCGCCGCATCGACGAGGGGAGCGCGAGCAAGTCGTACGGGATCCAGGTGGCCCGGCTGGCGGGGCTGCCCGACCCCGTAATCGCAAGAGCCCGAGATATTTTGAAAAATCTCGAATCCGCCGAGTATAATGAATACGGGCTGCCCAGCATCGCCGGACCCGGCTTCCCGGGAAGCGCCGAAAGGAGCCAGATGGAGCTGTTCGGCGGACGCAAGGGGGCCCCGGACGACGACGCCGTGCTCGAGGAGATCCGGAAGGCCGACGCCGATCGGCTGTCGCCCCTGGACGCACTCCTGCACCTGGCGGCGTGGAAAGAGAGGTTGGCAAAGGGGAAACGTTGAGTTCCCTCTCCCGCAATCTGCTCGCGGCCATCGCCGCCGCGTTCCTGCTCTCTCCGCCCCACGTGTTTCCGTCTTCCGCCGGCCTCTCCCTCGTATCCGACATCCGCGCCTGGACGAACGAGGAATACACCCGCGTCGTCATCGACCTGGAGGCGGACGCGAAGTACGAGGCGAACTTCCTGCGCGCCGACCCCGCGAAAAATCTCCCCCCCCGGATCTTCATCGACATCCGCGGGGCGGACCTCCGGGAGCAGATCGTGCGGCAGCCGGTGGAGGTGAACAACGGATTGTTGACCCGCGTCCGCGCGGGCCGGTTCCGGGCGGGCGTGGTGCGCGTCGTCATCGACCTCGAGCGGGAGAGCGGGTACCGCGTGTTCGACCTCTCCGACCCTTCCCGGATCATCGTGGACGTCGAAGGGGCGGGGGATGCCGGGAGACAGCCCGCCGTCCCCGGCCGGGGCGGGAAGATCGTCGTCATGCTCGACCCGGGCCACGGCGGGAAGGATCCGGGGGCGACCGGCCCCACCGGGTTGCAGGAAAAGGACGTTGTGCTGACGATCGGGCGGATGGTCCGGGAGAAGCTCTCCCGGTTCCCCGAGTTCGACACCCGCATGACCCGGGACCGCGACATCTTCCTCCCGCTCGAGGAGCGGACCGCGATGGCCAACAAGGCGGACGCCGACATCTTCGTGTCGCTCCACATCAATGCGAGCCGGAACCGCAGCGCCGAGGGGATCTCCACCTACGTCCTGAGCCACGCCACGGACCGGGAGGCGCTCGAGCTCGCCGCCCGCGAGAACGGGGTCTCCGTGCAGAAGCTGTCCGCGGTCAAGTTCATCATTGACGACCTGTCCACCTACGGCAGGAAGAAGGAGTCGCTCAAGCTCGCCAAGACGGTGAACGACGCCATCGTCCGGAACATCAGCACCCGGCACGGCCCCGTGAACGACCTGGGGCTCAAGCAGGCCCCCTTCTACGTTCTGGTGGGCGCCCGGATGACGGCCGTCCTCGTGGAGACCTCCTTCATCAGCAACCGCAGCGAAGAGGCCCGGCTGCGCCGCCACGAATATCTGGAGACGATCGCCGACAGCGTGGTGGAGGCCATCCGGTATTACGGGGAAAAAGGCGTGCTTGCCCGCGCGGGTTCGTGAGGCGTTCGCGATGTCCGTCCCCCTTTCTCTCGCGGAGACCCTCCGGACGGACCTGTCCGAGCGCGATCTCGTCGAAACCCTGAAATCCTACCTGGCCGGGACCCTTGCCGCCCTGAAGGAGGAGCAGCGCCTCGGGCCGGGGGGAGGGCTGGCCGCCTGCCGGAAATATTCGGACGCGATGGACAACGTGGTGCAGGCCCTGCACGACCGCGCCCGGGGGAAGTTCCTGTCCTCCGCGCCCGACCTGAAATACCGGCTGGCGGTCATCCCGGTCGGCGGCTACGGACGGCGGGAACTGTGCCCGAAATCCGACATCGACCTTCTCTTCCTCCACCCCTACAAGGTGGACCCGTACGTGGAGGCGATGACGGAGCGGATCCTGTACCCCCTCTGGGACCTGGGGCTCGACGTCGGGCACAGCGTCCGCAACGTGAAGGAGACGATCAGGATGGCGTCGGCGGACGACTCGATCCGCACGGCGCTCATGGATTTCCGGCTCGTCGCGGGGGACGGGCCGTTCTTCCGGGAGGCGACGAAGGAGATCGAGAAGTTCCTCTTCTTCGTCGAGGCGGACCGCTTCATCGAGAAGAAGCTGAACGAGATGCGGAACCGCCACGCCAAGTACGGGGAGACGGTCTACGTCCTGGAGCCCAACGTCAAGGAGGGGAAGGGCGGGCTTCGCGACATCCACTCCGCCGTGTGGGCGGCGCGGATCAAGTACAAGTGCAAGAACCTGATCGAGCTCCGCAACAAGGGGGTGATCGGCGAGAAGACCGTGCCGGC contains:
- the aroF gene encoding 3-deoxy-7-phosphoheptulonate synthase, with translation MIIVLKAGATGREVGQVEEKIKAYGLTAHISRGVERTIIGAIGDERKMQPEAFEGMECVEKVLRILKPYKIVSRDFQKEDTVITVRGQKIGGGTVALIAGPCAIEGKEMMLEIGGEVASSGASFLRGGAFKPRTSPYAFLGLGEEGLRYLAEAREATGLPVATELMDPRDIDLVVRYADVIQIGARNMQNFRLLTEVGRLDKPVILKRGMSATIMEWLMSAEYIASEGNREIILCERGVRTFESATRNTFDVSAIPVVKSLSHLPVIADPSHAAGKMSLVEPLAAAAIAAGADGVMVEVHHDPETALSDGPQSLRPEAFREMVVRLKGIATAVGKKLGNA
- a CDS encoding prephenate dehydrogenase; protein product: MIAQRIGIVGLGLIGGSLALSLKGKPGAPEVWGCDRRKDTARMAKEAGAIARACTETGIASCDVVVVCVPVIRSVGLIRRLGKRMRPGSVLTDVGSAKAEIVRAGQGSMARGAEFVGGHPIAGTENSGYAAADPSLFRGRTSIITPSGKNSEAALRRVEALWRMTGARVLRMDPETHDHVFAYVSHLPHAVAYSLVHSVATLDSRVPLGYSAGGFRDFTRIASSNPEMWKDIVLQNRTEVLRATAHYRKNFTQLEGLIRRGDEKGLLAYFRKAKRTRDRL
- the aroA gene encoding 3-phosphoshikimate 1-carboxyvinyltransferase; the encoded protein is MGKTARISGTVTVPGDKSISHRAVMFASMADGQSRIRGFLPAEDTLRTVGMMIALGVDIRESSPTEIRVNGRGMRGFTEPQDVIDAGNSGTTIRIGSGLLAAQPFVSVVTGDPYLRRRPMGRIVLPLTRMGATITGRKGNTLPPLCIQGGDLRGIRHEMPVPSAQVKSSILLAGLHADSPVTVVEPLPSRDHTERMLLSMGARVAREGNEVTVFPAERLHPLAITVPGDISSASFFLVLAASVPGAILHIPGVGVNPGRTGLISVLRRMGAGVRFESPREEGGEPVADIVVEGRGLAATEVPPEEVPALIDEVPAICVAAALAEGRTEIRGAGELRVKESDRIGAMVKELSFLGVPCGEYPDGLWVKGPARITGGQRVESHGDHRIAMAFLVLSAASGVPVEVNDTACIATSFPGFPEKLREVLG
- the cmk gene encoding (d)CMP kinase; the protein is MRERPIVTIDGPSGAGKTTVSKRLAQRASLTRIDTGAMYRACALAAQRAGISWSEGKRLGALCAELPIGFRREGGEERVTLSGEDVTDAIRTPGISMGASEVSVHLPIREAMVALQRKMGEGGGVVLEGRDTGTVVFPDADAKFFLDAHAAVRALRRYREWGAGEKNTYEEVYRDVLRRDIQDSTRSHSPLRMAEGVVYIDSTTLSVEEVVEEMLRVIPQPAPEAGGGKTS
- the ispH gene encoding 4-hydroxy-3-methylbut-2-enyl diphosphate reductase, with product MRRILIARSAGFCFGVKRAISLANETAGAGEGASPPEPPIYSLGPLIHNPQAVQELEERGVHVVRSVDEIPCGKVIVRSHGITRPDHESLVAKGVRIIDATCPFVNKAQEHARSLSREGYAMIVVGDANHPEVKSIISYIEPGVPVFTSLSDIRDTAGTRKAGIVAQTTQSFENLMKFVSAALAKFPEVRVYNTICHATTLRQKESTAVAGKADVMIVLGGYNSANTRRLAQICKEINPRTHHIETAAELSPDLVAGTTCVGVTAGASTPQWIIDDLVAKIREIWRGEEVGVAYYK
- a CDS encoding 30S ribosomal protein S1; this encodes MDNKPENQDLPEGKNGKTTEETPETGRADEDFETLYQESLENPEEGEIIHGVVIKVLKEYVAVNINRKSEGMLPLTDLTEEERETLSPGDPLDVMVERYDSSQGFVLLSREKVLRARIWDDLQKAHDEGTPVQGRIVAKVKGGFTVDVGGVKAFLPGSQVDIRPVRDNEAVIDLQGKFKVLKLSRKKANVVVSRRVHLEEERETRKKVLLDSIREGDEVEARVKNITDYGVFMDLGGLDGLMHITDMSYGKIAHPSHMCKVGESLKVKVIRFDRERGRISLGLRQMRPDPWLDIEQRYRVGSRLSGRVTNITRYGAFIELEQGVEGLLHVSEMSWSKRLKDPSEVMKPGDAVDVVVLKLEKENKKISLGYKQLLVNPWEQLRAAHPEGSVVEGVVKNLTDFGAFVDIGEEIDGLVHISDISWNQRVKHPGEVLKKGEKIGAKVLKIDPEAHKFSLGIKHLTPDPWDGVEGRFKKGDHVVGRITRVADFGVFVELAEGVEGLVHISELSKEKVETPGALFKEGDEVGAVVLSVDRANKKISLSIRSYQDGVDRKDVESYLKQPTELQETSTALGEAMRRAQMKMNEE
- the sppA gene encoding signal peptide peptidase SppA; the protein is MSAERFSYTPSRPRRPLLRGCLIMVLVLGAVFGLLAVVSKMQGFSFVRGEKVAILPISGLITDSEGTIEQLKKFAKDDSVKAIVVRLNTPGGGVGPSQEIYEEVRKIRGKKVVVASMGALAASGGYYIACGADKIFANPGTITGSIGVLMQFVNVKDLIEKIGVKGFVIKSGSFKDTGSPVREMSPEERKLLQSVIDNVHSQFVNAVVEGRKLPREDVLAIADGRILSGEQAKELGLVDALGNQEDAVAEAGKMAKIEGEPRVVTPPKKKFSILDLLREEAKSIIDEKLAQTRTRIDYLAQ
- a CDS encoding integration host factor subunit beta, translating into MTKSDLVQKLSEKISTLTKKECEVIVDTVFQNMRDALHRGEKIEIRGFGSFTVRLRRAKEGRNPKTGEKVSIPEKRIPFFKVGKELRELVNG